One Odontesthes bonariensis isolate fOdoBon6 chromosome 17, fOdoBon6.hap1, whole genome shotgun sequence genomic window carries:
- the mboat2a gene encoding membrane-bound glycerophospholipid O-acyltransferase 2 isoform X1 yields MATQTTASCTGSTLLQPISEIINLPVDQVNFVACQLFALLMAVWFRIYLHPSKTSPFIRHVVATLLGFYLALFCFGWYSLHFLVQSGLSYSVMIFASLEHMHKYCFIVTLGYLILCQITRVYVFDYGMYSADFTGPMMVITQKITSMVFEIHDGLTKREAQLTPSQKYLAISRMPSLLEYLSYNCNFMGILAGPTCSYNDYMAFIEGTCYQPRHQENANGKENGKFKQSEPSPKNDVISKLCTCAISLGIYLSLYKLLPVDHSIDDDFVKSTPLYLQVIYLYLAMLALRPKYYFIWTLADAINNAAGFGFNGYNKDGSPRWDLISNLRILDIEFATSFKLFLDNWNIQTALWLKRVCYERCPINPTAATFLLSAMWHGVYPGYYLTFFTGIGMTMAARAVRHNIRPYFLVSDSYRCIYDVITWVCTQVAISYTVVPFVLLTVGPSLKFYSSWYFCLHLLCLLVVLALPVKRRRQAKELQDNPQKDNQADHNCTDNNCNQKDKAT; encoded by the exons GTGAACTTTGTGGCATGTCAGCTGTTTGCCCTGCTGATGGCTGTGTGGTTTCGGATCTACCTCCACCCCAGCAAGACCAGTCCCTTTATCAGACATGTGGTGGCGACTCTGCTGGGCTTCTACTTGGCTCTCTTCTGCTTTGGCTG GTATTCCCTCCATTTCCTGGTGCAGAGTGGGCTTTCCTACAGTGTGATGATCTTCGCCAGCCTGGAGCACATGCACAA GTACTGTTTCATCGTGACACTTGGCTATCTGATATTGTGTCAGATCACACGAGTCTACGTTTTCGACTACGGCATGTATTCTGCAGATTTTACAGG GCCCATGATGGTTATAACGCAGAAGATTACCAGCATGGTATTCGAAATACATGACG GTTTGACCAAGCGAGAAGCGCAGCTGACTCCCAGTCAGAAATACCTAGCTATCAG TCGTATGCCCAGCTTACTGGAGTACCTGAGCTACAACTGTAACTTCATGGGCATTCTGGCAGGGCCCACATGCTCCTACAACGACTACATGGCCTTCATTGAAGGCACGTGCTATCAGCCGCGCCACCAGGAGAACGCCAACGGCAAGGAGAACGGAAAGTTCAAGCAGAGTGAACCCTCACCCAAG AACGATGTCATCTCCAAGCTGTGCACATGCGCCATCTCGCTGGGCATCTATCTGTCGCTGTACAAGCTGCTGCCAGTGGACCACTCCATAGACGATGACTTTGTCAAGTCCACACCTTTGTATCTCCAGGTCATCTATCTTTACCTGGCAATGCTGGCACTGAGGCCAAAGTACTACTTCATCTGGACTCTCG CCGATGCCATCAACAACGCTGCAGGATTCGGCTTCAACGGATACAACAAAGATGGCTCCCCGCGGTGGGACCTGATTTCAAATCTCAGAATCCTGGACATTGAG TTTGCCACCAGTTTCAAACTGTTTCTAGACAACTGGAACATTCAAACAGCTCTCTGGCTCAAAAG GGTGTGCTATGAGCGCTGTCCCATTAACCCCACAGCTGCTACCTTCCTGCTGTCAGCCATGTGGCACGGGGTCTACCCCGGCTACTACCTGACCTTCTTCACGGGCATCGGCATGACCATGGCCGCACGTGCA GTGAGGCACAACATCAGACCATACTTCTTGGTCTCGGACTCGTACAGGTGCATCTATGATGTCATCACGTGGGTATGCACACAGGTTGCCATTAGTTACACAGTGGTGCCATTTGTTCTACTCACTGTAGGACCCTCGCTCAAATTTTACAG CTCCTGGTACTTCTGCTTACATCTCCTTTGTTTGCTGGTGGTACTGGCCCTACCTGTCAAGAGACGCCGGCAGGCCAAAGAGCTGCAGGACAACCCGCAGAAGGACAACCAGGCAGATCACAACTGCACAGACAACAACTGCAACCAGAAAGACAAGGCCACATGA